In the genome of Massilia sp. PAMC28688, one region contains:
- a CDS encoding sugar phosphate isomerase/epimerase: MEILILAPHWGSNALAPQEFIARVVDAGFDGIEMSLPLDPAAHDEWTGRIGAAGLQLAAQQWETAFHARFDEHRDALARYLANACRARPLFVNSHTGKDYYSVEQNMELLALAESIGAQHGVPVLHEIHRSRFSGHPTLLLPYLRQLPQLALTADLSHWCCACESLLEDQQEMLDAVLPHARHIHARVGHPQGPQVNDFRAPEWGEALQRHLSWWDRIVALRKAAGARRMTLTPEFGPAPYTQALPFGGELVSQPWELNVAMLELLRGRYGRSQ; this comes from the coding sequence GTGGAGATCCTGATCCTGGCCCCGCACTGGGGCAGCAATGCACTGGCGCCGCAGGAGTTCATCGCGCGCGTGGTGGACGCCGGATTCGACGGCATCGAAATGTCGCTGCCGCTCGATCCCGCCGCCCATGACGAATGGACCGGCCGCATTGGCGCGGCCGGCCTGCAGCTGGCGGCGCAGCAGTGGGAGACAGCGTTCCATGCCCGCTTTGACGAACACCGCGACGCGCTCGCGCGCTACCTGGCCAATGCCTGCCGCGCGCGTCCCCTGTTCGTCAATTCGCACACGGGCAAGGATTACTACAGCGTCGAACAGAACATGGAACTGCTCGCGCTGGCCGAGTCGATCGGGGCGCAGCATGGCGTGCCGGTCCTGCATGAAATTCACCGCAGCCGCTTTTCCGGCCACCCTACGCTGCTCCTGCCCTACCTGCGCCAACTGCCCCAGCTGGCGCTCACGGCTGACCTTTCGCACTGGTGCTGCGCCTGCGAATCGCTGTTGGAAGACCAGCAGGAGATGCTCGACGCGGTCTTGCCGCACGCGCGCCACATCCACGCCCGCGTGGGCCACCCCCAGGGGCCGCAGGTGAACGACTTCCGCGCGCCGGAGTGGGGAGAGGCATTGCAGCGCCACCTGTCGTGGTGGGACCGCATTGTGGCGCTGCGCAAGGCGGCGGGTGCAAGGCGCATGACGCTCACGCCGGAATTCGGGCCGGCGCCCTATACCCAGGCGCTGCCGTTTGGCGGCGAACTGGTATCGCAGCCGTGGGAGCTGAACGTGGCCATGCTCGAACTGCTGCGCGGGCGCTACGGCCGCAGCCAGTGA
- a CDS encoding bifunctional diguanylate cyclase/phosphodiesterase, translating to MMKRSNGSDRPLEKLARRLQRAEAASDIAAPDLGLSTALSLRERVIESSANAMVISRAQGSGFVIEHVNPAFERITGYSAAEIVGKNCRFLQGGDHDQPALDEIRAALREQRPGNAILRNYRKDGSLFWNHLFVAPVFDQAGTATHFVASQYDITHSKVLESQLLYQATHDELTGLPNRSLLQDRLQHALAQAARSGERIWLAFLGLEGLKGISDNLGHAAADEVLKIVSARMAGVLRASDTIARWSGDEFTILMPGQGADTGPVAALERLLGAVSSPVSLGGQEYVVRSSMGVASYPEDGAEPALLLKCADIAARHAKADGRHHFRFHTPDMNARALARLRTEADLRQAIRRDEFVLHYQPQIDLSSGQVVGAEALVRWMAPGRGLVGPVEFIAIAEECGLIEEIGNWVLRTACRQSVAWRRSGLPPVRMAVNLSARQFVHKDLAGMIGAVLADSGLAGPDLELELTEGVVMRDVEHGISVLRELKALGVQIAIDDFGTGYSSLSYLKRFPIDVLKIDRSFVIDIGQGNGDDEAIVASIIALSHSLKLRVIAEGVETAAQLAYLGSQHCDEVQGYYFSRPLPAQAFEAFLRERTPARQGAG from the coding sequence ATGATGAAACGCAGCAACGGGTCCGACCGGCCACTGGAAAAGCTCGCCCGGCGCCTGCAGCGCGCCGAGGCGGCAAGCGACATTGCTGCGCCCGATCTTGGGCTCAGCACAGCCTTGTCACTGCGCGAGCGGGTGATTGAATCGAGCGCCAATGCCATGGTGATCAGCCGCGCCCAGGGCAGCGGGTTTGTCATTGAGCACGTCAATCCCGCGTTTGAACGGATTACCGGATACAGCGCGGCCGAAATCGTGGGCAAGAATTGCCGCTTCCTGCAGGGCGGCGACCATGACCAGCCGGCACTCGACGAGATCCGGGCGGCGCTGCGCGAGCAGCGACCGGGAAACGCTATTTTGCGTAATTACCGCAAGGATGGCTCGCTGTTCTGGAACCACCTGTTTGTCGCTCCCGTATTCGACCAGGCCGGCACTGCCACGCACTTTGTCGCGTCCCAGTACGACATCACGCATTCCAAGGTGCTTGAATCGCAGCTGCTCTACCAGGCCACCCACGATGAACTGACCGGGCTGCCCAACCGCAGCCTGCTGCAGGACCGGCTCCAGCATGCGCTGGCACAGGCAGCGCGCAGCGGTGAGCGCATCTGGCTGGCCTTTCTCGGCCTGGAAGGCCTCAAGGGTATCAGCGACAACCTGGGCCACGCGGCTGCCGACGAAGTGCTCAAGATCGTTTCGGCCAGGATGGCCGGCGTGCTGCGCGCGTCCGACACCATTGCGCGCTGGTCCGGCGACGAATTCACCATCCTCATGCCCGGCCAGGGTGCCGACACGGGGCCGGTGGCCGCGCTCGAACGCCTGCTGGGGGCCGTCAGCAGTCCGGTAAGCCTTGGCGGGCAGGAGTATGTGGTGCGCTCCAGCATGGGCGTGGCCTCGTATCCCGAAGACGGCGCCGAACCGGCCCTGCTGCTCAAGTGCGCCGATATCGCGGCGCGCCACGCCAAGGCCGACGGGCGCCACCATTTCCGCTTCCATACGCCGGACATGAACGCGCGCGCCCTGGCGCGGCTGCGCACCGAGGCGGACCTGCGCCAGGCGATCAGGCGCGACGAATTCGTGCTGCACTACCAGCCCCAGATCGACCTGTCATCTGGCCAGGTGGTCGGTGCCGAAGCGCTGGTGCGCTGGATGGCGCCCGGCCGCGGCCTGGTGGGACCGGTGGAATTCATCGCCATTGCCGAAGAATGCGGATTGATCGAGGAAATCGGCAACTGGGTACTGCGCACCGCCTGCCGGCAGAGCGTTGCCTGGCGCCGCAGTGGCCTGCCGCCGGTGCGCATGGCGGTCAACCTCTCGGCCAGGCAGTTCGTGCACAAAGACCTGGCCGGCATGATCGGGGCGGTGCTGGCCGATTCCGGGCTGGCGGGGCCCGATCTGGAACTGGAATTGACCGAAGGGGTGGTCATGCGCGACGTGGAGCACGGCATCAGTGTGCTGCGCGAGCTCAAGGCGCTGGGCGTGCAGATCGCCATTGACGATTTTGGCACCGGCTACTCCAGCCTGTCGTACCTCAAGCGTTTTCCCATCGACGTGCTCAAGATCGACCGCAGCTTCGTGATCGACATCGGCCAGGGCAATGGCGATGATGAAGCCATCGTGGCATCCATCATCGCGCTGTCGCACTCGCTCAAGCTGCGCGTGATTGCCGAAGGCGTGGAGACGGCAGCGCAGCTGGCTTACCTGGGCAGCCAGCATTGCGACGAAGTGCAGGGCTACTATTTTTCCAGGCCGCTGCCGGCGCAGGCCTTTGAGGCCTTCCTGCGCGAGCGCACACCCGCGCGGCAAGGCGCTGGCTGA